The following coding sequences are from one Triticum dicoccoides isolate Atlit2015 ecotype Zavitan chromosome 4A, WEW_v2.0, whole genome shotgun sequence window:
- the LOC119289559 gene encoding classical arabinogalactan protein 9-like: MARFAVVAAIVALLAITAAAQGPMPAPKMAPLPAAPTRSPPVATPPTASAPSPMASPPAPPTDGPTGAPSAMTPSAVAGAPAGAPAGAPSGTTPASSAVYASSVSFVAVAGAVAAAVMF, translated from the coding sequence ATGGCTCGCTTCGCCgtggtcgccgccatcgtcgcgctCCTGGCCATCACCGCGGCCGCGCAGGGCCCCATGCCGGCGCCCAAGATGGCCCCGCTGCCGGCGGCCCCGACGAGGTCGCCCCCGGTCGCCACGCCTCCGACCGCATCGGCGCCGTCCCCGATGGCCTCTCCCCCGGCCCCGCCCACCGACGGCCCCACCGGCGCTCCTTCCGCGATGACACCCTCCGCGGTCGCCGGAGCACCCGCGGGCGCGCCCGCCGGCGCGCCCAGCGGCACCACGCCCGCCAGTTCCGCCGTCTACGCCTCCTCCGTCAGCTTCGTCGCCGTGGCcggtgccgtcgccgccgccgtcatgTTCTAG